In one Calditrichota bacterium genomic region, the following are encoded:
- a CDS encoding deoxyribodipyrimidine photo-lyase produces the protein MLKKVLRIFVVSIIIIFTLAGLAFAQKILVYMDLKQNDHLKAYGVAYWALEKSLKVEWLLNYRGGSFFIDFNPDVERELRIRGVSYSVISGSAAARIYAEIEQNNMDVVLLEKAPAVAVYQSPRETKWDDAVALALDYAEIPYAKLWDKEVLTGELDKYDWLHLHHEDFTGQYGKFYRNYRNTPWYVETVKLNEAMAREMGFKKVSQLKLAVVKMIKEYVLRGGFLFAMCSGTDTYDIALAAANTDICAAVFDGDPVDPNFQQKLDYSKCLAFQNFKVITDPLVYEYSDIDIPPSNNPILRDESTDYFTLFEFSAKYDPVPTMLTQCHVSVIKGFMGQTTGFRKSLIKRSVVIMAETEGTEQVKYLHGNLGKGTFTFYGGHDPEDYRHFVGDPKTQLSLHKNSPGYRLILNNILFPAAKKKKRKT, from the coding sequence ATGCTGAAAAAGGTGTTGCGGATTTTCGTTGTGTCAATCATAATAATTTTCACTCTCGCAGGGCTGGCGTTTGCGCAAAAAATACTCGTGTACATGGATTTAAAGCAAAACGACCACCTGAAAGCGTACGGCGTGGCTTACTGGGCGCTGGAGAAAAGTCTGAAAGTCGAATGGTTGCTGAATTATCGCGGCGGATCATTTTTCATTGATTTTAACCCGGATGTGGAACGGGAATTGCGTATCCGCGGCGTTTCTTATTCGGTGATTTCCGGCTCTGCTGCAGCGAGGATTTATGCAGAAATTGAGCAAAACAACATGGACGTTGTCCTGCTGGAAAAAGCGCCGGCGGTTGCCGTTTACCAGTCACCACGCGAGACCAAATGGGATGACGCCGTAGCGCTGGCTCTGGATTACGCTGAAATTCCTTACGCTAAATTGTGGGACAAGGAAGTTCTGACCGGAGAACTGGACAAATACGATTGGCTCCATTTGCATCACGAAGATTTCACGGGACAGTACGGAAAATTTTATCGAAATTACCGTAATACGCCGTGGTATGTGGAAACGGTCAAATTGAACGAAGCCATGGCGCGCGAGATGGGATTCAAAAAAGTTTCCCAATTAAAATTAGCCGTGGTGAAAATGATCAAGGAATATGTTCTGCGCGGTGGGTTTTTGTTTGCCATGTGTTCCGGCACGGACACTTATGATATTGCATTGGCGGCCGCGAACACCGATATTTGCGCCGCGGTTTTTGACGGCGATCCGGTGGACCCGAATTTCCAGCAAAAATTGGACTACTCAAAATGTCTCGCATTTCAGAATTTCAAAGTGATCACGGATCCGTTGGTTTACGAATATTCCGACATCGACATTCCGCCGAGCAACAATCCGATTTTGCGCGACGAATCCACGGACTATTTCACGCTTTTTGAATTTTCCGCCAAATACGACCCGGTTCCGACCATGCTCACTCAGTGCCACGTTTCAGTAATCAAGGGATTTATGGGGCAGACGACCGGCTTCAGAAAAAGTCTCATCAAAAGGTCTGTGGTCATCATGGCGGAGACCGAAGGTACGGAGCAGGTCAAATATTTACACGGGAATTTAGGAAAGGGGACATTCACTTTTTACGGGGGACACGACCCGGAAGATTATCGCCATTTCGTCGGCGATCCCAAGACGCAGCTTTCGCTG
- a CDS encoding parvulin peptidyl-prolyl isomerase, translated as MKNKIFLWAILLCVGTVNGLFSQQVIDRIAAIVEDDVILSSELTQYSLNMAFQLGIDPRKNPDKFVQLEKRTLQNLINQKILLAKAEEDSVEVDERQVDSVLEEQIKNMIKRVGSEAELEKQLGMSIGKIKRKFRDDVRNNLRVERLRGTMSQKITISRREVEEFYKTMKDSIPEIKETVDISHILLNVKPGEAAEKEALARIKELQKRIQAGEDFAELCRQYSEDPGSKARGGELGFIQRGDFVPEFEEVAFMLKPGEISDIVKTRFGYHIIQCIERRGDKINVRHLLILLQPTKEDEKRTYEKALKIRKMLDEPGADFAEIAKKYSDDETSRDQGGHLGKFEVDNLQEKEFKNVIESLEVGEISQPFKTRFGWHILKLNDRQDARKISIEKDWDQLEAWALKIKQQREFQKWLDDYKKNVYVEIKMKDSDYRSLLLN; from the coding sequence ATGAAAAACAAAATATTTTTATGGGCGATTCTTCTTTGCGTGGGTACTGTCAACGGGTTATTTTCTCAGCAGGTAATTGATAGAATCGCCGCGATTGTCGAAGATGATGTTATTTTATCTTCAGAGCTGACACAGTATTCCCTCAACATGGCTTTTCAGTTAGGAATTGACCCGAGAAAAAATCCGGATAAATTTGTACAACTGGAAAAGCGGACGTTGCAGAATTTGATCAATCAGAAAATTTTGCTGGCGAAGGCGGAAGAGGATAGCGTTGAGGTTGATGAACGCCAAGTAGACAGCGTGCTTGAGGAACAAATCAAGAATATGATTAAAAGAGTGGGTTCTGAAGCTGAATTGGAAAAACAATTAGGCATGTCTATTGGAAAGATAAAACGCAAATTTCGCGATGATGTGAGAAATAATTTAAGGGTGGAGCGACTACGCGGAACGATGTCTCAGAAAATAACTATCTCACGTCGCGAAGTGGAAGAATTTTACAAGACAATGAAGGACAGTATTCCTGAAATAAAAGAAACAGTGGACATCAGTCATATTTTATTGAATGTCAAACCCGGAGAAGCTGCGGAAAAAGAAGCACTAGCGAGAATCAAGGAATTGCAAAAACGAATTCAGGCGGGCGAAGATTTTGCTGAGTTGTGTCGACAATACTCAGAAGATCCAGGCAGCAAAGCGCGTGGCGGAGAATTGGGTTTCATTCAGCGCGGCGATTTTGTACCGGAATTTGAAGAAGTCGCTTTCATGTTGAAGCCCGGAGAAATTTCCGATATTGTAAAGACGCGTTTTGGCTATCACATTATTCAATGCATCGAACGTCGCGGCGACAAAATCAACGTGCGCCATTTGCTCATTTTGTTGCAGCCGACAAAAGAGGACGAAAAACGCACCTACGAAAAAGCCTTGAAAATAAGAAAAATGCTCGACGAGCCGGGTGCTGATTTCGCGGAGATCGCTAAAAAATATTCCGACGACGAAACGAGCCGGGATCAGGGCGGTCATTTGGGGAAGTTTGAAGTTGACAATTTGCAGGAAAAAGAATTTAAGAATGTGATAGAGTCGCTTGAAGTGGGAGAAATTTCCCAGCCTTTTAAAACGCGATTCGGCTGGCATATTTTAAAATTAAACGACAGACAGGATGCGAGAAAGATCTCCATTGAAAAAGATTGGGATCAATTGGAAGCCTGGGCGCTGAAAATTAAACAGCAGAGAGAGTTTCAGAAATGGCTGGATGATTATAAGAAAAATGTTTACGTTGAAATAAAAATGAAAGATTCTGATTACCGCAGTTTGCTTCTGAATTGA
- a CDS encoding DUF4159 domain-containing protein: MSIHWKKTIVALLILFSAPALFAQLREPSSKFTVGRLKYRGGGDWYNDPSAIPNLLQFMKQHTTLQVAEDEQRVGIMDQELFSYPVIFMTGHGRIEFSDEEAARLRNYLTHGGFLYADDDYGMDKFFRAAMKKVFPDKELVELPFSHPIYHCQFQFSSGLPKIHEHYGGPPHGYAFFHEGRMVVFYSFNTNISDGWVDPEVHGDPEEVRREAFKMGTNIIVYALTH, encoded by the coding sequence ATGTCTATTCATTGGAAAAAGACAATTGTTGCCTTGTTAATTTTGTTTTCAGCGCCGGCTCTGTTCGCTCAGTTGCGCGAGCCGTCCAGCAAGTTTACTGTGGGGCGGTTGAAATATCGCGGCGGCGGCGACTGGTACAATGACCCGTCAGCCATACCAAACTTGCTTCAATTCATGAAACAGCACACCACGCTGCAAGTGGCTGAAGATGAGCAACGCGTGGGAATTATGGATCAGGAATTGTTTTCTTATCCCGTTATTTTTATGACAGGCCACGGCAGAATCGAGTTTTCTGACGAAGAGGCAGCACGATTGAGAAATTACCTGACGCACGGGGGCTTTTTGTACGCGGACGATGATTATGGTATGGATAAATTTTTTCGCGCAGCGATGAAAAAAGTTTTTCCCGACAAAGAACTGGTCGAGCTGCCGTTCAGTCATCCGATTTATCATTGCCAGTTTCAATTTAGCAGCGGCTTGCCCAAGATTCACGAACACTATGGCGGTCCGCCTCACGGGTATGCCTTTTTCCATGAGGGCAGAATGGTCGTGTTTTACTCTTTCAACACAAACATTTCAGACGGCTGGGTGGATCCAGAAGTTCACGGCGATCCGGAAGAAGTTCGCAGAGAGGCTTTCAAAATGGGCACCAACATTATTGTTTATGCGCTCACGCATTAG
- a CDS encoding tetratricopeptide repeat protein — protein MKIQFRIIISALLLLANVSLAQQNDAQRKYNEQLLLRARNLEQIGRFDLSLDVYRQLWNNSRTNINYYRGVLNNLIRLGRFAEAESTVKQMLQFTKSDLVQADLGDVYFKMGREDEAFAVWDQILAARPKSQSSYQIVALAMQKNSQFDRAIQVYRLGQKRLKNKRLFLIDMANVYRSQMDYLNAARQYLSYLEAFPKQYSFVESNIISLASNPDYAEDIVKILQERVKKNPKNVQLRHLLAASYFRTANYQAALSEYTAIDEYILTRKKSEKNRLGRELYQFAQNALNDGAFEYALQGFRLVAQRYPKSSYAASAELGIGQCLRRLKQFPEAIAHYERVAVERKNREIEKTCYFRIGEIQLEDLNDPVGAEKSFRRVLNLKPANSLDIQARFRIGDCYIQRDELKPALKWFGQILKRSDLRKTNRMRAKFNQARVNFWLGEFDAAQKIFQEIIDAPIFVPQKNEGLFVNDAIEYVMLIQENSQQKEVLKNFARAELKTEQREFSRAIDILKKMLTSKNGAQMKDRILVKLGEIHFQNKKYASALSDFERVIEEVPQSLLADLAQKRIGDIYAQGFQDKTNAMKAYEHVLVNYPDSIYLEEVREKIRRIEEQKIN, from the coding sequence ATGAAAATACAATTCCGAATCATAATTAGCGCGTTGCTTTTGCTGGCAAATGTTTCGTTGGCTCAGCAAAATGATGCCCAGCGAAAATATAACGAGCAGCTTTTGCTGCGGGCGAGAAATCTTGAACAAATAGGCCGGTTCGACCTTTCGCTTGATGTGTATCGGCAATTGTGGAATAACTCGCGGACAAATATCAATTACTATCGCGGCGTGTTGAACAATCTCATTCGGCTGGGGCGTTTTGCTGAAGCGGAGAGCACGGTCAAACAGATGCTCCAATTCACAAAATCAGATTTGGTGCAAGCGGATTTGGGAGATGTTTATTTCAAGATGGGGCGGGAAGATGAGGCATTTGCTGTCTGGGATCAGATTTTAGCGGCCAGACCTAAAAGCCAGAGCAGTTATCAAATTGTGGCGTTGGCGATGCAGAAGAATTCGCAATTCGATCGGGCGATCCAAGTTTATCGTTTGGGACAAAAACGATTGAAAAATAAACGTCTTTTTTTAATCGACATGGCAAATGTTTATCGCTCGCAAATGGACTATCTCAATGCCGCGCGACAGTATTTGAGCTATTTGGAAGCATTCCCGAAACAATATTCTTTTGTTGAATCCAATATCATCTCTCTGGCGTCAAATCCCGACTATGCCGAGGACATTGTTAAAATTTTGCAAGAGCGGGTGAAAAAAAATCCCAAAAACGTGCAGCTCCGGCATTTGCTGGCAGCATCCTATTTCCGCACGGCAAATTATCAGGCGGCGCTGAGCGAATACACTGCGATTGACGAATATATTTTGACTCGAAAAAAATCAGAAAAAAACCGATTAGGCCGAGAATTGTATCAGTTCGCCCAAAATGCCCTGAATGACGGTGCTTTTGAATATGCGTTACAAGGATTTCGCTTGGTGGCGCAGCGTTATCCGAAATCTTCGTACGCCGCAAGCGCGGAATTGGGCATAGGCCAGTGTCTGCGACGGTTGAAACAATTTCCCGAAGCCATCGCTCACTATGAAAGAGTGGCGGTTGAAAGGAAGAACCGGGAGATTGAAAAAACGTGCTATTTTCGTATCGGGGAAATTCAGTTGGAGGATTTGAACGATCCGGTGGGGGCTGAAAAATCATTTCGCCGGGTACTAAATTTGAAGCCGGCGAATTCCCTGGACATTCAGGCGCGTTTTCGCATTGGGGATTGTTACATTCAAAGAGATGAACTGAAGCCGGCGCTGAAATGGTTCGGGCAAATTTTGAAGCGCTCAGACCTTAGGAAGACCAATCGCATGAGAGCCAAATTTAACCAAGCGCGGGTAAATTTTTGGTTGGGGGAATTTGACGCCGCGCAAAAGATTTTTCAGGAAATCATTGATGCGCCGATTTTTGTGCCGCAAAAGAATGAGGGCCTTTTTGTGAACGATGCCATTGAGTACGTCATGCTCATTCAGGAAAATAGTCAACAAAAAGAAGTGTTGAAAAATTTTGCGCGTGCGGAACTGAAAACGGAGCAGAGAGAATTTTCTCGGGCGATTGATATTTTGAAGAAAATGCTCACATCGAAAAACGGGGCGCAAATGAAAGATCGCATCCTTGTCAAATTGGGAGAAATTCATTTTCAAAATAAAAAATATGCCTCTGCGCTTTCTGATTTTGAGCGTGTGATCGAGGAAGTGCCGCAAAGTCTGCTGGCGGACCTGGCGCAAAAACGAATTGGCGACATTTACGCGCAGGGATTTCAGGACAAAACAAACGCGATGAAAGCGTACGAGCACGTGTTGGTGAATTATCCCGATTCCATTTATCTCGAAGAAGTTCGGGAAAAAATTCGTCGGATAGAAGAACAGAAAATAAATTAA